The following are from one region of the Methanospirillum hungatei genome:
- a CDS encoding radical SAM protein — MTNCPYCPHHCDIAHGGTGICGMYTAVYDDIIERFPDYWLMVTPVSVETIPFVHAYPQAKALQISTIGCNLKCPGCVSEVLVRKPDDMGTGLRYQSAKAIIDEAEKHDCRGVIFCLNEPTVSLPSFLRVAHLAKEKGMFVGCSSNGYFSEHSLNLLLPVVDMINIGLKGRDVKNLRACGIINDQVVIQNIKKLVQAGVHVEIALMHAKGQENEVISQAKEIVSISDRIPIQIMRCMAFGDLGQEYEPSIPESELQCDKIREFADHVYLLNSPGTAYINTVCPDCGDVLSNREMYGPMGCRPVTYLDTGLCSCGYQVPLSGIASPSRYEEEGMDGGYRPTRALEFIQGIVTCLGVDDLLCAPRLWKLYLAHGKISSIHERIQKISSYYDIISEVAETVNKKDAGEELLSVMEEMKNRVSDAVKETSHPRVLYTMGYPIFSLNGGRFENQLVDVAGGNPVNRMIKRTGKPGINLSHEEFISLNPDWICISGLFSLPKEECITYCKTHDLMVPAITENKVIELPPSWDFGSPRWILGLMLLAQSFHPEKCTWNMDEVADQFYQRFYHISYRSVQPTRSFIKATAKISG; from the coding sequence ATGACCAATTGTCCCTACTGCCCTCATCACTGTGACATTGCACATGGTGGCACTGGCATCTGTGGAATGTATACCGCAGTTTATGATGATATAATTGAACGGTTTCCGGATTACTGGCTGATGGTAACACCAGTATCGGTTGAGACGATCCCATTTGTCCACGCCTACCCACAGGCAAAAGCACTTCAAATCAGTACTATCGGATGTAATCTGAAATGTCCGGGATGTGTATCTGAAGTACTGGTGAGAAAACCGGATGACATGGGAACAGGTCTTCGGTACCAGTCAGCAAAAGCCATAATCGATGAAGCGGAGAAGCACGACTGCAGGGGAGTCATTTTCTGTCTGAATGAGCCGACTGTTTCCCTTCCCTCCTTCCTCAGGGTTGCCCACCTGGCAAAAGAAAAAGGGATGTTTGTTGGATGTTCATCAAACGGGTATTTTTCAGAGCATTCATTAAATCTTCTTCTTCCGGTTGTTGATATGATAAATATCGGTCTGAAGGGGAGAGACGTGAAGAATCTCAGGGCTTGTGGAATTATTAATGATCAAGTCGTCATCCAAAACATCAAAAAGCTCGTTCAGGCGGGGGTCCATGTTGAAATTGCACTGATGCATGCAAAGGGGCAGGAGAACGAAGTCATTTCCCAGGCAAAAGAGATTGTTTCCATTTCTGATAGGATTCCAATCCAGATCATGCGGTGTATGGCATTTGGAGATCTCGGCCAGGAGTATGAACCTTCTATACCGGAATCTGAACTCCAGTGTGATAAGATACGAGAATTTGCTGACCATGTGTACCTCCTCAATTCACCAGGAACTGCGTATATCAATACCGTCTGTCCAGATTGCGGAGATGTATTATCTAATCGTGAAATGTACGGACCAATGGGGTGCAGACCGGTAACATATCTGGATACCGGGTTATGTTCATGCGGATACCAGGTCCCTCTCTCCGGAATTGCATCACCTTCCCGGTATGAAGAAGAGGGTATGGATGGCGGATACCGACCTACCCGTGCTCTTGAATTTATACAGGGAATTGTTACCTGCCTTGGAGTTGATGATCTCCTGTGTGCTCCCCGGCTCTGGAAATTATATCTTGCCCATGGGAAAATCAGTTCAATACACGAACGAATCCAAAAGATTTCTTCATATTATGACATCATCAGTGAAGTTGCAGAAACTGTTAACAAAAAGGATGCAGGGGAAGAATTACTGTCAGTCATGGAAGAGATGAAAAACAGGGTTTCTGATGCAGTGAAGGAAACTTCTCATCCCCGTGTTCTCTATACCATGGGATACCCGATATTCTCACTGAACGGAGGCAGATTCGAGAATCAGCTCGTGGATGTGGCTGGAGGCAATCCTGTAAACCGGATGATAAAACGGACCGGGAAACCGGGTATAAATCTATCCCATGAAGAGTTTATATCGCTCAATCCTGACTGGATATGCATATCGGGTCTTTTTTCTCTTCCGAAAGAGGAGTGTATTACATATTGCAAAACCCATGACCTCATGGTCCCTGCGATAACAGAGAATAAGGTCATTGAACTACCGCCATCATGGGATTTTGGTAGTCCAAGATGGATTCTGGGCCTTATGCTTCTGGCGCAGTCATTCCATCCTGAAAAATGTACCTGGAATATGGATGAGGTTGCTGACCAGTTTTACCAGCGATTCTATCATATTTCCTATCGATCGGTTCAACCAACCCGGTCATTTATCAAGGCAACAGCAAAAATTTCAGGATAA